A genomic segment from Chitinophaga niabensis encodes:
- a CDS encoding RagB/SusD family nutrient uptake outer membrane protein, with protein MRKILSVTILTATLLGSGGCKKESEFLNVLPTSILSNEQAFSDPAIVLSILANLYNRQLDIATIKNWVTMADFGEAFPSANGNKNIVERTDWGYGDWSNWDYGYIRQLNLFIERCNAATALSEANKKRFLAEARFLRAYHYFEMTKRMGGVPLILESMQYDYKGDATYLQHPRAKESEMYDFVISEAEAIKADLPADVNVKSRASRGAALAMLTRAALYAGSIARYNVNTPQLSLPGGEVGIPAEQANAYYTKALQAAQELMGGTAGAYGLYQKKQDLGENFASIFFDKGNNPETIFMEDFKLKSGKVHGFTTANQPRFGAEEEEGGRTNPSLNLVHSFEKLDNTFGPLLVTDAGGNPIYYTNQQDIFAGRDARLAGTVMLPGTSFKGRAVDIWAGYILADGSIVTGDQRGQFKTLPGTTTPVQVIGYDGPINGMEFTAQSGFYIRKYIDPAIGSGSRGTGSEVPFVRYRYAEVLLNAAEAAFELGQTGIAAGYMNQVRARAGLIIPLAAGDITLARIMHERRAELAFEGHILFDNKRWRKAHIIWDGQAMSQADLLNNIGTAMQRNTQPWSLWSYKLHNPGNPNHGKWVYRMQRSPVVTGANRFRFGNYYSNINNDILSNNPKIARQPNQD; from the coding sequence ATGAGAAAGATATTATCCGTTACGATACTCACCGCCACCCTGCTGGGTTCAGGCGGCTGCAAAAAGGAAAGCGAATTCCTGAATGTACTGCCAACATCTATCCTCAGTAATGAGCAGGCTTTTTCTGATCCGGCAATTGTATTGTCTATCCTGGCTAACCTGTATAACCGCCAGCTGGATATTGCCACCATTAAAAATTGGGTAACAATGGCTGATTTCGGGGAAGCCTTCCCCTCAGCCAATGGGAATAAAAATATTGTTGAACGTACTGACTGGGGATATGGGGATTGGTCTAATTGGGATTATGGTTACATCCGCCAGCTGAACCTTTTCATTGAAAGATGTAATGCCGCAACAGCCTTGTCTGAAGCAAACAAAAAACGTTTCCTGGCAGAGGCCCGTTTCCTGCGTGCATATCATTATTTTGAAATGACAAAGAGAATGGGTGGTGTTCCGCTGATCCTGGAATCCATGCAATATGACTATAAGGGTGATGCTACCTATTTGCAACATCCGCGCGCCAAAGAATCAGAGATGTACGATTTTGTGATCAGTGAAGCGGAGGCTATCAAAGCAGACCTGCCTGCAGATGTAAATGTAAAATCAAGGGCCTCAAGAGGAGCCGCACTTGCCATGCTTACACGTGCTGCATTATATGCCGGCTCTATCGCCAGGTATAATGTAAATACGCCGCAACTGAGCTTGCCTGGCGGAGAAGTAGGGATCCCTGCTGAACAGGCCAATGCCTATTATACCAAAGCATTGCAGGCCGCCCAGGAACTGATGGGAGGAACTGCAGGGGCTTATGGCCTGTATCAAAAGAAACAGGACCTCGGAGAGAATTTTGCCTCCATCTTCTTTGATAAAGGTAATAACCCCGAAACGATCTTTATGGAAGACTTCAAGCTGAAGAGCGGAAAGGTACATGGCTTTACAACTGCCAACCAGCCAAGGTTTGGCGCGGAAGAAGAGGAAGGCGGCCGTACCAATCCATCCCTGAACCTCGTGCATTCCTTCGAAAAGCTGGATAATACATTTGGCCCACTGCTGGTAACCGATGCCGGAGGTAATCCTATCTATTACACCAACCAGCAGGACATCTTTGCCGGCCGTGATGCCCGCCTGGCGGGAACTGTAATGCTGCCCGGCACCAGCTTTAAAGGCAGGGCAGTAGATATCTGGGCCGGTTATATCCTGGCAGACGGCAGTATTGTTACCGGCGATCAGCGGGGCCAGTTCAAAACCTTGCCTGGCACTACAACACCTGTGCAGGTAATAGGGTACGACGGGCCTATCAATGGTATGGAGTTTACCGCACAATCCGGTTTCTATATCCGCAAATATATTGATCCGGCCATCGGTTCCGGTTCCAGGGGAACGGGCAGTGAAGTGCCATTTGTGCGTTACCGTTATGCAGAAGTATTGCTGAACGCTGCAGAAGCAGCTTTTGAGCTGGGGCAAACAGGTATTGCTGCCGGTTATATGAACCAGGTGCGCGCACGTGCAGGCCTCATTATTCCCCTGGCAGCAGGAGATATCACGCTGGCACGGATCATGCATGAACGCCGCGCAGAGCTGGCTTTTGAAGGGCATATACTATTCGATAATAAACGCTGGAGAAAGGCACACATTATCTGGGACGGCCAGGCAATGTCCCAGGCAGATCTGCTCAATAATATTGGTACCGCCATGCAAAGAAATACGCAGCCCTGGTCTTTATGGTCCTATAAGCTGCACAATCCGGGCAATCCCAATCATGGCAAATGGGTATACAGGATGCAAAGATCGCCGGTGGTGACCGGTGCAAACCGCTTCCGCTTTGGTAATTACTATTCTAACATTAACAACGACATCCTGTCCAACAATCCCAAGATTGCCAGGCAGCCGAACCAGGACTAA
- a CDS encoding DUF3823 domain-containing protein: protein MKIIIAILSFSLFLCACDKDNYDPPTALLSGKLVYQGEAINVEFNQVPYQLYQFGFGKTGAVSNTSFTQEGTYSVLLFNGTYKLLIPNGQGPFLWKKLPNGAPDSITVTMNGSQQLDLEVMPYYMIRTPQITAAGNNVTATFKIEKVITDANARNIERVNLYLNKTTFVSGNGNYNVANVSRTGANITDPNNVSLTVAIPAIVPAQNYIFARIGLKVAGVEDMIFSPVVKLTL, encoded by the coding sequence ATGAAAATCATCATAGCCATACTCAGTTTTTCTCTTTTTCTATGCGCCTGCGACAAGGATAATTACGATCCTCCAACCGCCCTGTTAAGCGGAAAGCTTGTATACCAGGGAGAGGCGATTAACGTGGAATTTAACCAGGTACCTTACCAGCTCTACCAGTTCGGTTTTGGTAAAACAGGCGCTGTAAGTAATACCTCCTTTACACAGGAAGGTACTTACTCCGTGCTGTTGTTCAATGGTACTTACAAGCTCCTGATCCCTAACGGGCAGGGGCCCTTCCTCTGGAAAAAATTACCTAACGGCGCACCCGATTCCATTACGGTGACGATGAATGGCAGTCAGCAGCTGGACCTGGAAGTAATGCCGTATTACATGATCAGAACACCACAGATCACGGCGGCGGGTAACAATGTTACAGCTACTTTCAAAATAGAAAAGGTGATTACAGACGCTAATGCAAGGAACATAGAACGCGTGAACCTTTATCTCAACAAAACAACTTTTGTATCCGGTAACGGTAACTACAATGTGGCGAATGTGAGCAGAACAGGCGCGAACATTACTGATCCCAACAATGTGTCTTTAACTGTTGCCATTCCGGCAATTGTACCTGCACAGAATTATATTTTCGCCCGCATCGGTCTGAAGGTGGCCGGTGTGGAAGACATGATCTTTTCACCCGTTGTTAAGCTAACACTGTAA
- a CDS encoding glycoside hydrolase 5 family protein, which translates to MKKQFMLLLVLVASLKASAQKWTKEKANAWYSKVAWGAGADFLPATAINQLEMWQKESFDPATINRDLGYAAGIGMTYMRVYLHHLAWETDKEGFKDRMKQYLAIADKHKIKTIFVFFDDCWNDTYKAGTQPAPKPGIHNSGWVQDPGVVQVDHALLEAYVKDILTTFKKDKRILLWDLYNEPGNSKYGNKSMPLLQKVFSWGWAVRPDQPLSAGVWKFDLKELSQYQLDNSDVITYHDYQTDKKHFKVIDSILVPRGLPIICTEYMARTNDSRFENILPELKKRKIIAINWGLVAGKSNTIYAWNTPIKDGSEPPVWFHDIFRQDGTPYKPEETALIKSLTTGK; encoded by the coding sequence ATGAAAAAACAGTTTATGTTATTGTTGGTACTGGTGGCAAGCTTAAAAGCCTCAGCTCAAAAATGGACAAAAGAAAAAGCAAACGCATGGTACAGTAAAGTAGCCTGGGGCGCAGGTGCAGACTTCCTGCCCGCCACTGCTATCAATCAGCTGGAGATGTGGCAGAAAGAATCATTTGACCCTGCTACCATTAACCGTGACCTTGGTTATGCAGCAGGGATAGGTATGACCTATATGCGGGTATACCTGCATCACCTTGCCTGGGAAACAGACAAGGAAGGATTTAAAGACCGCATGAAGCAATACCTCGCTATTGCGGACAAACACAAGATCAAAACCATCTTTGTATTCTTTGATGATTGCTGGAATGATACCTACAAAGCAGGTACACAGCCAGCTCCAAAACCGGGGATCCACAATTCAGGATGGGTACAGGACCCCGGCGTAGTACAGGTAGATCACGCTTTGCTGGAAGCATACGTGAAAGATATACTCACTACTTTCAAAAAGGATAAGCGCATTTTATTGTGGGACCTGTACAATGAACCCGGTAATTCAAAATACGGCAATAAGAGCATGCCCCTGTTGCAAAAAGTGTTCAGCTGGGGTTGGGCAGTACGGCCTGATCAACCGCTCTCTGCAGGTGTATGGAAATTTGATCTGAAAGAACTGAGCCAATACCAATTAGACAATTCAGATGTGATCACTTACCACGATTACCAGACCGATAAAAAACATTTTAAAGTGATTGATTCTATACTGGTGCCAAGAGGCCTGCCGATCATCTGTACGGAATACATGGCCAGAACAAACGACAGCCGCTTTGAGAACATCCTGCCGGAGCTGAAAAAGAGAAAGATCATTGCTATCAACTGGGGGCTTGTAGCTGGTAAATCAAATACTATTTATGCATGGAACACACCCATCAAAGATGGCAGTGAACCGCCGGTTTGGTTCCATGATATCTTCCGCCAGGACGGTACACCTTATAAGCCCGAGGAAACGGCGTTAATCAAATCACTAACCACGGGGAAATGA
- a CDS encoding MFS transporter, which produces MNDNKKLFWGCFTVLVASAFGFVFRSFLMDGWGIQFGLSKTQQGEIFGVSFWPFGISIVLFSLIIDKVGYKSAMIFAFACHCASVILTILADGYWMLYIGTLLFALGNGAAEAVVNPVVATMYPNEKTKWLNILHAGWPAGMVLAGLSGIFMMHYTFPWEAIIGVILLPVLVYGFLIFKRQFPVSERVEAGVSYLDMVKEVGIAGIFIIVSLCTFQAGSLLEWSLTGKIVITLAITGILAFFVRSLGRPMFILLLLIMILLATTELGTDSWITDLMTPEMAKVGLKGGWVLIYTSLIMAILRFYSGPFVHRFSPLGLLAVSACIACIGLQFLSYSTGMLIIVAATVYALGKTFLWGTMLGVVAEQFPKGGVLTLNFTGAVGQVGVGVIGAVILGFVQDKQLDANLAMYDQKNSTALHSTYVTEQKTSLFGIYKVIDPVRILDASPETLRTIKDVKEEAKKDALRTVSLFPVIMLAGYVFMILWFRSKGGYKAVLLRPVNK; this is translated from the coding sequence ATGAACGATAACAAGAAACTATTCTGGGGTTGTTTTACCGTATTAGTAGCTTCTGCATTTGGCTTTGTATTCCGCTCCTTTCTGATGGACGGGTGGGGGATACAGTTCGGGCTCAGTAAAACACAACAGGGGGAGATCTTTGGTGTGAGCTTCTGGCCTTTCGGTATCAGCATTGTATTGTTTAGCCTGATCATAGATAAGGTAGGATACAAAAGCGCCATGATCTTTGCTTTTGCCTGCCATTGTGCTTCCGTAATACTCACCATCCTGGCTGATGGTTACTGGATGTTATACATCGGTACGCTGCTTTTTGCATTAGGCAACGGCGCCGCTGAAGCTGTGGTGAACCCGGTTGTGGCCACCATGTATCCTAATGAAAAAACCAAGTGGCTCAACATCCTGCATGCCGGCTGGCCCGCAGGAATGGTACTCGCCGGTTTGTCCGGCATCTTTATGATGCATTATACTTTCCCCTGGGAAGCCATTATCGGAGTTATCCTCCTGCCTGTATTGGTATATGGTTTCCTCATCTTCAAACGGCAGTTCCCTGTAAGTGAACGGGTGGAAGCAGGGGTAAGCTATCTTGACATGGTGAAGGAAGTAGGCATTGCGGGGATCTTTATTATCGTATCGCTCTGCACCTTCCAGGCAGGCAGCCTGCTGGAATGGTCGCTTACAGGTAAGATTGTGATCACACTGGCCATCACGGGCATACTGGCCTTTTTCGTAAGATCATTGGGGCGCCCGATGTTCATTCTCCTGTTACTGATCATGATCCTGCTGGCCACCACAGAACTGGGAACAGACAGCTGGATCACAGACCTGATGACGCCTGAAATGGCGAAGGTGGGTTTGAAAGGAGGATGGGTGCTGATCTATACTTCCCTGATCATGGCCATACTAAGGTTTTATTCAGGGCCCTTTGTACATCGTTTTTCTCCATTGGGTTTGCTGGCCGTTAGTGCATGCATCGCATGCATTGGCTTACAGTTCCTTTCTTATTCAACAGGTATGCTCATCATTGTTGCCGCTACGGTATATGCGCTGGGCAAAACATTCCTCTGGGGTACCATGCTGGGCGTGGTAGCAGAACAATTCCCCAAAGGCGGCGTACTCACCCTGAATTTTACAGGAGCTGTAGGGCAGGTAGGCGTTGGTGTGATCGGCGCGGTGATCCTGGGATTTGTGCAGGATAAACAACTGGATGCCAACCTGGCCATGTACGATCAAAAGAACAGCACCGCTTTGCACAGCACCTACGTTACAGAGCAAAAGACCAGTTTATTCGGTATCTATAAAGTGATAGATCCTGTGAGGATCCTGGATGCTTCTCCTGAAACACTGCGAACCATTAAGGACGTAAAGGAAGAGGCAAAGAAGGACGCACTGAGAACAGTGTCCCTGTTCCCGGTGATCATGCTGGCCGGATATGTTTTTATGATCCTTTGGTTCAGATCAAAGGGCGGATATAAGGCGGTGCTATTGCGACCGGTAAATAAGTAA
- a CDS encoding PVC-type heme-binding CxxCH protein: MKKVIVLLITGLLCAFSRDEGRRAEVLFFGKENKTQHASWLATKLFRSGINLTYAEKLDNLEQYDGLIINAPLTPVQEQKVKAFVESGKGLVLLDVAGKSYKGRVFRKGKTAESDWKTNAFLNTMRDSILWTLGDGVKQKILAANIPDVDIYNSDTISDYTQRYLVPKMQEALQPAQSNKLTQVPAGFEIQLFAQEPDITKPIAMAWDERGRLWIVETVDYPNAFTEVDSVANDRIKICEDTDGDGKADKFTIFADSLNIPTSITFANGGVILAMAPDFLFLKDTDGDDKADVRTIMFTGWAKQDTHSGPSNLQYGFDNKIWGVVGYSGFNGIIDGKPQRFPQGVYHFKSDGTDFEFLGRTSNNTWGLGISEDNNVFISTANNTHSAYYSLPSWHMLRKVAGQPSVDPVQKIDGHYDVHAMTPNLRQVDVMGGFTSATGHHLYTARNFPKEYWNRIAFICEPTVRLVHQAIIEPDGAGFKEKDGWNLLASSDEWFAPVQAQVGPDGAVWIADWYNFIIQHNVFVKEQAPRETVLPFTDQPHGKGNAFESNLRDSVHGRIYRIVHKDAKPYKPLKLSTQDVPGLVAALTNDNMFWRMHAQRLLVESKATSAIPSLYKIINDLKVDEAGLNSPAVHALWTLQGLGELNAASLAVVNKALKHPAAGVRKAALEVLPHNNKSIAAISQSGVLNDRNLQTRLAAFRALADYPASPQIGALLYKASQLAQNRKDPWLARALFAAVITHEQGFVAVADPASPYVKALQQATYTLERNGMPLTVDVSGKEITIEALLNKRESRGLEGPIVAHGDKQNGYALFVSQDKLTMVVNQKGVAYMATTTEPLPDKMEIKAQLLKTGQIRIALNDTVAATGKAPGLFTAPFTAAVRTGEDMQEQQRVAEYAGRLRGDLRNVTLSVNKSGNEGAAAAIPSVVIDLKVVKDIMQYDKKRITVKAGQQVTIRLENPDGMQHNLLIIKPGTLPIVGAAADAMVRDPKASQMQYVPKVPQVLHATRLLNPGETVSLKFTAPNTPGEYPFVCTFPGHWRGMNGIMIVTK, from the coding sequence ATGAAGAAAGTAATTGTTTTATTGATCACAGGATTGTTATGCGCTTTTTCCAGGGACGAAGGAAGGAGAGCGGAGGTGTTATTCTTTGGAAAGGAGAATAAAACCCAGCATGCATCCTGGCTGGCCACCAAGTTATTCAGGAGCGGGATCAATCTCACTTATGCTGAAAAACTGGATAACCTGGAGCAGTACGACGGGCTGATCATTAATGCACCCTTAACACCTGTGCAGGAACAGAAAGTGAAGGCTTTTGTAGAAAGCGGCAAAGGACTGGTACTACTGGACGTTGCAGGTAAAAGTTACAAAGGCCGCGTATTCCGCAAGGGCAAAACAGCAGAAAGTGACTGGAAAACCAACGCTTTCCTCAACACCATGCGCGACAGCATCCTCTGGACGCTGGGAGACGGCGTAAAGCAAAAGATCCTTGCTGCAAATATTCCGGACGTGGATATCTATAACTCCGATACTATTTCGGATTATACCCAAAGATACCTCGTTCCCAAAATGCAGGAAGCCCTGCAGCCCGCACAATCCAATAAGCTCACACAAGTGCCCGCCGGTTTTGAGATACAGCTGTTTGCACAGGAACCGGATATCACCAAACCCATTGCCATGGCATGGGATGAAAGAGGCCGCCTGTGGATCGTTGAAACAGTTGACTATCCGAATGCATTTACGGAAGTAGACAGTGTGGCAAATGACCGCATCAAGATCTGTGAAGATACGGATGGAGACGGCAAAGCAGATAAGTTCACCATCTTTGCGGACAGCCTGAACATCCCCACCAGCATCACTTTTGCAAATGGTGGTGTGATCCTCGCCATGGCTCCTGATTTCTTATTCCTGAAAGATACCGATGGAGATGATAAAGCAGATGTGCGTACAATCATGTTCACCGGCTGGGCCAAACAGGATACGCATTCCGGCCCGTCCAACCTCCAGTACGGTTTTGATAACAAGATCTGGGGCGTGGTAGGCTACTCCGGTTTCAATGGTATCATTGATGGTAAACCGCAACGTTTTCCGCAAGGTGTGTATCATTTTAAATCAGACGGAACAGACTTTGAGTTCCTGGGCCGCACTTCCAATAACACCTGGGGGCTGGGTATCTCTGAAGACAACAACGTATTTATTTCCACGGCGAATAACACGCACAGCGCATACTATTCACTCCCTTCCTGGCATATGCTCAGAAAGGTAGCCGGGCAACCATCCGTTGATCCTGTTCAGAAAATAGACGGGCATTATGATGTGCATGCCATGACGCCAAACCTTCGCCAGGTGGATGTGATGGGAGGTTTTACCTCTGCCACGGGACATCACCTGTATACCGCACGCAACTTTCCTAAAGAATACTGGAACCGGATTGCCTTTATCTGCGAACCAACCGTTCGCCTGGTACACCAGGCAATTATAGAGCCTGATGGAGCAGGGTTCAAAGAGAAAGATGGCTGGAACCTTTTAGCCAGTTCTGATGAATGGTTTGCGCCTGTACAGGCACAGGTAGGGCCTGATGGTGCAGTATGGATAGCAGACTGGTACAATTTCATCATTCAGCATAATGTGTTTGTAAAAGAGCAGGCTCCACGGGAAACCGTATTGCCTTTCACAGATCAGCCACATGGTAAAGGCAACGCTTTCGAGAGCAACCTGCGTGATTCTGTACACGGGAGGATCTACAGGATCGTACATAAAGATGCAAAGCCCTACAAGCCCCTGAAGCTGTCCACACAGGATGTACCCGGGCTTGTAGCTGCGCTGACCAATGATAACATGTTCTGGCGCATGCACGCACAACGCCTGCTGGTGGAATCAAAGGCCACCAGCGCCATCCCTTCCCTGTATAAGATCATCAATGATCTGAAGGTGGATGAAGCAGGGCTGAACAGTCCCGCAGTGCATGCCTTATGGACCTTACAGGGCCTGGGAGAACTGAACGCCGCTTCCCTGGCTGTAGTGAACAAAGCCCTTAAACATCCTGCCGCCGGCGTACGTAAAGCTGCGCTGGAAGTATTGCCACACAATAATAAAAGCATCGCCGCCATTTCTCAAAGCGGCGTGCTGAACGACCGGAACCTGCAAACAAGGCTTGCTGCATTCCGCGCCCTGGCAGATTACCCGGCTTCTCCGCAGATCGGTGCCCTCCTGTATAAAGCTTCGCAGCTGGCACAGAACAGGAAAGATCCCTGGCTGGCCCGCGCGCTTTTTGCAGCAGTGATCACACACGAACAGGGATTTGTTGCAGTGGCAGACCCTGCTTCGCCCTACGTTAAAGCATTGCAGCAGGCTACCTATACATTGGAGCGCAATGGCATGCCCTTAACAGTAGATGTGTCCGGGAAAGAGATCACTATTGAAGCATTGCTCAACAAAAGAGAGAGCCGCGGACTGGAAGGGCCCATCGTTGCTCATGGTGACAAACAAAATGGCTATGCTTTATTTGTTTCGCAGGATAAGCTTACCATGGTGGTGAACCAGAAAGGTGTTGCTTACATGGCAACTACTACTGAACCGCTTCCTGATAAAATGGAAATAAAAGCACAGCTGCTGAAAACAGGGCAGATCCGTATTGCCCTTAATGATACCGTTGCTGCTACCGGCAAAGCCCCCGGTTTATTTACAGCCCCTTTTACCGCAGCTGTACGCACGGGTGAAGATATGCAGGAACAGCAACGGGTGGCAGAATATGCCGGCAGGCTGAGAGGTGATCTCCGCAATGTCACCCTGTCTGTAAATAAGTCAGGTAACGAAGGTGCTGCTGCAGCCATTCCTTCTGTTGTAATAGATCTGAAAGTGGTAAAGGACATTATGCAGTATGATAAAAAACGCATTACCGTAAAAGCCGGGCAGCAGGTAACCATCCGCCTTGAAAACCCGGATGGCATGCAGCATAACCTGCTCATCATTAAACCCGGTACGCTGCCAATTGTTGGCGCTGCAGCAGATGCCATGGTGAGGGATCCCAAAGCATCCCAAATGCAATATGTGCCCAAAGTGCCGCAGGTATTGCATGCCACCAGGTTATTAAATCCCGGAGAAACCGTGAGCCTGAAGTTCACCGCACCCAATACGCCGGGAGAATATCCTTTCGTATGTACGTTCCCGGGACATTGGAGAGGTATGAATGGTATTATGATCGTAACTAAATAA
- a CDS encoding ThuA domain-containing protein → MKLLKLVTLLLLLGSASFAQIRVLIVGGGSSHDYDRWYKGADAATLERDGLATVTYTDKPDEILPQLKDIDVLFLCNNQPLKDTLLRKGIFDFVNAGKGLILAHAAIWYNWQDWPMYNFKLVSGGSRGHARYGEFTVNIKDAKHPVTKGAGKKITLKDERYYYIPDPAGPGIKVLAATEPDAEGKVFPSLFVVKHPKARIVGFALGHDAASHELPAYQAIIRNAVKWTAKK, encoded by the coding sequence ATGAAACTATTGAAACTCGTTACATTATTGCTGCTGCTTGGCAGCGCTTCATTTGCCCAGATCCGCGTATTGATCGTAGGGGGAGGAAGCTCTCATGATTATGATCGCTGGTATAAAGGCGCTGACGCGGCTACGCTGGAACGCGACGGACTTGCAACGGTTACTTATACTGATAAACCGGACGAGATCCTCCCACAGCTGAAGGACATCGATGTGCTTTTCCTCTGCAACAACCAGCCACTGAAAGATACCCTGCTTCGCAAAGGCATCTTTGATTTTGTGAATGCAGGAAAAGGACTGATCCTCGCACATGCCGCTATATGGTATAACTGGCAGGACTGGCCGATGTATAACTTCAAACTGGTAAGTGGCGGCAGCCGCGGACATGCCAGGTATGGAGAGTTCACGGTGAATATCAAGGATGCAAAACATCCTGTAACGAAAGGCGCGGGCAAAAAAATTACATTAAAAGATGAGCGCTACTATTATATACCGGATCCCGCAGGACCGGGCATTAAAGTATTGGCGGCTACAGAACCGGATGCGGAAGGAAAGGTATTCCCTTCTTTGTTCGTAGTAAAACACCCCAAGGCGCGCATAGTAGGTTTTGCTTTAGGGCATGATGCCGCATCACATGAATTACCGGCGTACCAGGCTATTATAAGGAACGCCGTTAAATGGACCGCTAAAAAATAA
- a CDS encoding Gfo/Idh/MocA family protein produces the protein MKQITVVIVGMGFGKEFIPIYQRHPAIKRVGICTRNRKTLDELKAKFNLDEDLLFTNYEDVPKREDVDAIHIVTPVPEHAKMTLASLNAGKHTACTIPMAMTVEDCAAIVAAKRKANKVYMMMETALYTREFLYGLHLAETGQLGRIQFVRGSHIQDMSMDGWDEYWKGFPPMLNGTHAISPLLRINNTKAESVVCHGSGRLSEDLAKRYNAPFAVETATFTLKNSDVVAEATRSLFDVVRQYRESYDVYGTKMSFEWEQLQDEEHVIFDGGENARRINVPDTDAMLIPEIAHFTKREKIDDPNHVSFLQGAGHGGSHPHLVQEFLAAIVEGRDSAVDAHIAANYTCAGICAHESAMNNGKRINIPDFEK, from the coding sequence ATGAAACAGATCACTGTAGTTATCGTAGGCATGGGCTTTGGAAAGGAATTTATACCTATCTATCAACGTCATCCTGCCATTAAAAGAGTAGGCATTTGTACGCGTAACCGTAAAACGCTGGATGAGCTGAAGGCTAAATTCAACCTCGATGAAGATTTGTTATTTACAAACTATGAGGATGTTCCTAAACGGGAAGATGTAGACGCCATCCACATTGTAACCCCTGTTCCGGAACATGCAAAGATGACGCTGGCTTCCCTGAATGCCGGCAAACATACCGCCTGTACCATTCCCATGGCTATGACGGTGGAAGATTGTGCCGCCATTGTAGCAGCCAAAAGAAAGGCAAACAAAGTGTATATGATGATGGAAACAGCACTGTATACCCGCGAATTCCTGTATGGGCTGCACCTCGCAGAAACCGGGCAATTAGGCCGTATCCAGTTTGTACGCGGCTCACATATCCAGGACATGAGCATGGACGGGTGGGATGAATACTGGAAAGGATTCCCGCCGATGCTGAATGGCACACACGCTATCTCTCCTTTACTGCGCATCAATAATACCAAAGCAGAGTCCGTGGTTTGCCATGGCTCCGGCAGATTGAGTGAAGATCTCGCCAAAAGGTACAATGCACCTTTTGCGGTAGAAACAGCCACTTTCACTTTAAAGAACTCAGACGTGGTGGCAGAAGCTACCCGTTCTCTTTTTGATGTGGTGCGCCAGTACCGGGAGAGCTATGATGTATATGGTACTAAAATGTCCTTCGAATGGGAACAGCTGCAGGATGAAGAACATGTAATTTTTGATGGCGGAGAGAACGCCCGCCGGATCAATGTACCCGATACAGATGCTATGCTGATACCGGAAATAGCACACTTCACCAAACGGGAAAAGATAGATGATCCCAATCACGTATCCTTCTTACAGGGTGCCGGCCATGGCGGATCGCATCCGCACCTGGTACAGGAGTTCCTGGCGGCTATAGTGGAAGGAAGGGATTCTGCCGTTGATGCCCATATCGCAGCAAATTATACCTGTGCTGGTATCTGCGCACATGAGTCTGCTATGAATAACGGTAAACGCATCAATATTCCTGATTTTGAAAAATAA